CGGGCGAGGGCACCCGCGAGGCGAAGACGCGGACGCACGCGGTGCGCATCGGCGCCCGGCCCTTCGTGACGGTGGAGCGGCGCACGGAGACGACGGGCGTGGGCACCGACTCCGGCCAGTTCGGCGTCACGGTGACGCTGCGCAACGACACCGCCTGCGACGTGAGCTCCATCCGCTACGCGGAGACCGTCACCGGCGCGCAGGTGCTGCCCCGGAGCGTGACGCTGAACGGCCAGCCGGTGACGCCCGTGGAGGTGACGGAGCAGCACTTCGAGGTGGAGCGGGTGCCGCTGCCCGCGGGCGCCACCGCGACGCTCACGTACGTGGTGCGGCCGGCGCTCTTGACGGCGCCGACGTACTCGGGGACCGCGACGCTGCGCGAGGTCGTCGTGTCGCGGGCGGAGGCGCCGCCGGACTCCACGTCGGGCTGCGGGTGCTCCGGCGGGGGCTCGGGGGTGACGGCCTTCGGGCTGGGCGCGCTGGCGTGGGCCGCGCGGCGCAGGCGCGGCGTCAGAGCCCGAAGCTGATGCGCTGGCGGCGGTTGGGCGTCTCCTGCCGCTCCTCCAGCACGCCGGACAGCTCCAGGCCGCGCAGCGTGGCCAGGGCCTCGCGCTCCGACAGGTCGGTGAGGGCCAGCAGGTCCTCCACCGTCTTCGTGCCGTCCGCGAACGCGAGCAGCATCGCCTGCGGCCCGTCCAGCTTCAGCTCGTGCAGGCCGTAGGGCGGATCCGCCGCGGGGAACAGCCGGCGTCCGGGCGCCATGCGCTGGCGCAGCGCCACCAGCGTCTGCGTGCGCGCGACGCCCTCCAGGATGAGGTCCCCGGGGAACAGCGACAGCGGCACCAGGTCCGCGCGCTGCGGCCGCATGGGGCTGAAGCCGTAGCCGCCCTCCGTCCATGCGAAGGTGGACCAGAGGATGTCCTTCACCTGCTCCTCCAGCAGCTGCCGGCGCTGCTTGGGGCTCAGGAGGCCGCGCTTGAGCAGCGCGTCGCCGGTGCGCAGCGAGTGCTCACGCGCGTAGCCCGCGGCCTCCGCGAGCTGGGCTTCGGTGAGCGCGCCCTTGCGCAGGCAGAAGCGGCCGAAGCGCTCCGGGGCCAGGTTGGAGGCGGCGTACACGACGCGGCCCGCCTCGAAGTAGACCACCTTGAGCACCGTGCCCTGGCGCAGCTTCAGCTCGCCGTGGTGACGGGCCTCGTAATAGGCGTTGAGCAGGCGCGGCACCGACGTGTGCGCCAGGTCACCGCCGAGCGACCACTCCGGCAGCTGGCGGCGCTGGCGCGCGGGGGCGGGCGCGGCCTCCGTCCACACGGCGCCGCGCTGGGCGAAGGGCAGGGGCAGGGCCTCCTCCGGGAGCGCGGGCTCGGAGGGTTCGGACGGCTCGGGAGACCCGGCCGCGGCGTCGACGGACTCGAGCGCGGGCTCCTCCTGCGAGGGCGTCTCCTGGACCAGCTCCTCCAGGACGAGCAGGTCCACCTCGTCGAGCAGCTCCCCGTGCGTCACGGGCGGCACGCCGGCGGCCTCCTCCAGCGCGTCGAGCACGGCGTCCAGCTCGAAGGGCTTCTCGAAGAAGGCGCACGCGCCATGGACCTTGATGGCCTCCTGGGCGAAGCGGTCGCCCTTGTAGACGCCGCTGACGGCGATGGCGGGGATGGCGTGGGCACGCAGCGCGCCCAGCACCTCGCTGCCGCGGATGTCCGGCAGCAGCAGGTCCACCAGCGCGGCGTCGAAGCGGGTGGTGGGGCCCAGGGCCTCCAGCGCGGACTCGCCGGTGAAGACGGTGAGCGCCTCATGGCCCCGGGTCTGCGCGACCGTGGCGATGAGGGAGGCGAGTTCCTGGTTGTCCTCCACGATGAGCAGTCGCGCCATGGGCGGCCAGACCCTACCATCAACCCCATGAAGGACGTTCAGGGCTTCCACCACGTGGCGATTCAAGCGAAGGACGTGGAGCGCGTGACCGCGTTCTATCGCGACCTGCTGGGCTTTCCGGAACTCAAGCGCCACCTGCGCGAGGACGGCACCCTGCGGAGCGTCTGGGTAGGCGTCCCCGGGGGCGCCTTCCTGGCCATCGAGGCGGTGGACGGGATGCCGGAGGAGGTGCCGTTCCGCCATCCGGCGCCGGGGCTGTTGATGTTGGTGTTCCGGATTCCCCGCGAGGCACGGGGTGGGGTGGTGGAGACCTTGGCCCGCGCGGGGGTGCCGCTGGAGCACGAGACGCGTTGGACGCTCTACGTGCGGGACCCGGAGGGCAACCGGGTGGGGCTTAGCCACCATCCGGACGACTAGGAGTGCGTGCCCGGCCGGGTGCTTGCGGAGGGTGACGGGGCATGGCTACAAGCGGGCCCATGCGCCTGGGTGAACTGCTCGTGAAGGACGGCCTGGTGTCGGCGGCGGCGGTGGAGGAGGCGCTGGAGTCGCAGGTGGTCCACGGCGGCCGGCTGGGGACGAACCTGGTGGAGCTGGGGCTGCTGTCCGAGCCGGACCTGGCCAAGGCGCTGGGCAAGCTGCACAACTGCGCCTACGCGTCCGGGGAGATGGTGCCCGACCCGAAGGCCGTGGCGCTGGTGCACCCGAACGAGGCGGACGACAAGGAGTTCCTGCCCATGCGGGCGGACGCGACGCGGCTGAGCGTCGCGGTGGTGAACCCGCACGACTTCCCGACGTTGGATGCCATCGCGTTCAAGACGGGCAAGCGCGTGGTGCCGGTGGTCATCCCCGAGTTCCGGATGAACCAGCTGCTGCGGCGGCACGCGAAGGCGTTCCGGCAGCTGCGGGCCATCGACATGGAAGCGGTGCGGCCGAGGCCCGCGAAGGGCGCGGCGGCGGAGCTGGCGAAGGCGGCGGAGCGGCCGCCGGACCTGATGAGCGAGGAGGAGTTCCAGTCCGTCTACGCGCAGGCGCTGCGCGGCGGATCGGATGCGGAAGCGGACGTGCTGGAGGGGGAGCTCATCATCACCGGCGAGGAGGTGATGGAGGCGCCCGTCGCCGCGCCGCCCCAGGTCCGTCCCGCGGTGCCGGCGCAGTCGCGTCCCGGAGCGCCCGTGCCCCCCGCGGCCCAGAGGCCCGGAGCGCCGCGAGTGGACATCCCCGCGCACATGGCCCCGCCCGTGCCGGCGCCCGGAGTGCCCGCGCAGGCGGCCCGCGCCGCGAGCTCCGTGGGGCAGGGCGCAGGGGCGCAGGGACTGCCCGCGCACGTCGCGGCGCAGCCCGGAGCGCAAGGAGTGCCCGCGCACGTCGCGGCCCAATCGGGAGCGCCCGCGCACGTCGCGAGTCAGCCCGGAGCACAGGGAGTGCCCACACATCTCGCGGCCCAGGCGGGAGTGCCCGCGCACCTCGCGGGACAGCCCGGTGCGCAGGGAGTGCCCGCGCACGTCGCGGCCCAGGCGGGAGTGCCCGCGCACCTCGTGGGACAGCCCGGTGCGCAGGGTGTCCCCGCGCAGGCGCGTGGCGGTGCTGGCGTGCCCTCGCACGTCGCGGCCCAGGCGGGGGCCGGTGTGCCCGCGCAGGTGGCGACCCAGGCCAGCGTCGCGGGCGCGATGCCGCCAGGTGCTGTCGCGAGCCCTCCCGTGCCAGCGAAGCCAGCGGCTCCTCCTCCGACGCCGCTCACGTTCCCGGAGGCGCAGGCGGAGCTGGCGCGCAGCTCGGACCGCGAGGACGTGGCGCGCACGGTGCTCCGCTTCGCGATGGGCAAGTGGCGCCGGTGCCTGCTGCTGTCCGTGCAGGGCAACCTCGTCACTGGCTGGCACGGCATGGGGCAGGGCGTGAACGACGAAGGGGTCCGCCGCATCGGCGTGCCGCTGCGCGACCAGAGCACCTTCCGCCTCGTGCGCGACCTGCGCTCCCACTACGTCGGTCCGGTGAAGCGCGACGCGGCGATGGGCATGTTCTACCGGCTGCTCGGCGGCGGATTCCCCACGACCGCGGTCATCCTGCCGCTGCTGGTGCGCGGCAAGGTGGTGCACCTGCTCTACGTGGACAACGGAGCGGAGCAGTTCACCCCGCCGGACGTGGGCGAGCTGCTCATCCTCTCCCAGGGCGTGGGCCGTTCGTACGAAGCGATGATGCGGCGGCGCAAGAGCGCGTAGCGCGGGCTCACCCGTTGCCAGCGGACTGTTCCGGGTCGCGAGCCAGCACGGGCAGCGCATCGGGACGGTCCCACAGGACGAAGTGGCTGCACCCGTCCAGCTCCACCACGGTGAGCCCCGGCTTCGCGCGCACGGCGCTCTCCCGCATGGAGGCGGACTCCAGCACCCGGTCCTTCCCCGGCACGAGCACCGTGCCGCGCCGCACGTTGCCGAACAAGGACGCATCGCGCGATTGACTCCAGGCGTCGATGTCCCGCAGGTTGGCCATCATCGTCGCCACCCGCTTCGGGTTGAACGGGAAGGCCATGATCAGCTCGCGCTTGCGAGCATTCTCCAGCGGCCCCCACGCGCCCCGGTTGTGCCGGGCAATCGGCGCGAGCCGCCACAGCGGGATGAGGAACGGCAGCAGCCAGAGCTGCGACGGCGTCAGGCTCCGGTAGGGACGGGCCTGCGGGAGCACGGGCGCCTCCAGCACCACCTCCACCCGTTCGAACAGGTCCGGCCGCGACTTCGCGGCCTCCAGGACGACGGCGCCTCCGCGCGAATGTCCGTGGACGCGGATGACGTCCGTCCGGGGCAGGTGCTCCAGGGCCTGCACCAGCACGGCGGCATCATGGGCGATGGTGCCCTCCTCCTCGGCTGGCACCTTCGCCCAGGGCGCGGGCTCCTCGCGGTGGCCGGTGATGGGCAGGTGGTAGTCGCAGCTCGTCAGCAGGATGAGCTGGAGGTCGGGTTCGCGGTAGTGGTGCGTGAAGTAGCGCATGTCGGCCACGAAGCCGTGCATGACGATGACCGTGGCGCGGGGCTGCTCGCAGCGCCGTTCCGCGATGACGGCCTTGCCCACCCGGTAGACGTGTCCGTCGAAGGGCTCGCTCGCGCGGGGCGTGCCCACCCGGTGCATCAACCACCAGCGCGCGGTGGGCACGAGCACGGCGGCGCCAGCAAGGACTCCAAGAGCGACGAACATGCATTCACCCGGGACGGAGGGGGACAGGCGCCTTGTAGCGGACGGCCCGTGACACGGTGGCCATCATAAAGGCCAGGTCAGCCTCCCGCCGCCACGAGTGGGCGAAGGCGGCCCTCGCCGCGCGCTGATGTCCGCGGTCAATGAGGAAGGCCCTGCGCGTCCTACCTGACGGCGCTGAGGCTTCGAATCTGCGTGTGGATCCACGGGATGTAATGGGAGACCCGCGTGTAGATGCCGGGCAGCCCTGCCCGCGCACAGCCCACCCCGAAGCTCACGATGCCCTGGAGTACGTAGCCTTGGGAGCCTTTGACGACGAGCGGCCCGCCGCTGTCGCCCTGGCATGCGTCCTTGCCCCCCTGAAGATACCCAGCCCCGAGCATGGCACTCTCGTCGATGACGATTCCTTGTGTCCTGTAGCTGCTGGCGACGTCCTGATGCCGGAGGACGGGGACTCCGACCTGCAGCAGGATGCTGGACGTGTCTGGGCCCCCCTCCCGTGTCAGACCCCAGCCCGCGACCGTCGCCACCGTGTTTTCAGCAACGCGCTCCCCGGAGGCTGGGAGGCAGACAGGGACGCGCGTGTTGCCGCCCGCGAGCTGAGGGGCCAGGTTGGGGCGCATGCCCGAGGACTGGCCGCAAGCCCTGGCGACACTCGTGTCGAACTTGATGGGCTTGTCGAGCTTGAGGACGGCGATGTCGTTCAGCGTCGTGACCGGATTGTACTGGGGGTGGTGGACGGCCCCCGTCACCCGGGCGCTCACTTGCGTGGACGTGGGGTGGTTCAGGTCATGCGCCCCGGCGACCGCCGTGACATTGGAGAAACCGTCATGGACGCAATGGGCAGCGGTGAGGACGATGTCGCTCTCCTCCTTGTCGCTCACTCGCACCAGGCTGCCCCCGCAGAAATGGCTGCCGTACTGCTGCAGACTGACAATCCAGGGGATGGAGTTCGGCCGGGCCTCGATGCCTCCCACGATCTCCTGGTCCGTGTGCCCAACGGTCTCGAAGGAAGGCTGATCGGCCTCCGGACCACCGCACCCGAGAAGACCGACCGCGACGACGACTCCGCTCATGAAGCGCATGCATTCTCCTGGAACAGGTGCGGAGTGAGACAGCAATCGACATGCCGCTGTCATGCGCCTGGGCTGTCGGGGCGAGACGCGCACCTGGACATGTGACGGCACGTCGTCGTCGTCGCCCTGTGACATGTCAGCGGAGGCGCATGACGCGTCAGCCGTCTGGGAAAGCGCGTCGAGCGGGAAGTTTCAGGGCTCAGCGTTCCACGGGCGGTCCGGTCACCACCAGCCTCCTGGCCTTCTGGAACAGCGGCACGGGCGGCTCCTCCGCCACGTACACGCCCCAGTAGTACTCCCCAGGGGCCAGGCCGGGCAGCACCACCTGTTGCAGGCCGCCCTCCCGCACGAGCACCGGTTGTCGCAGCTCCCGGTCGCGCGCGACCACCAGCCGGTAGCGCGGCTCACCGCCGATGGACTGCCACGCGAAGACCAGGTCCTCGGCGGCGAGGGCGTCCGGAGCCTCGTAGCCATCCCGCGGCGTGACGAGCAGGCCGCGGGGCGGCTTGCGCTCCACGAAGATGCGCCGGGCGAAGCCGGACTCGCCCGGCCGTCCCTCCGCGTCCAGCGCGGCCACGCGCCAGACGAACATGCCGGGCTCCGGCGGGAGGAACGTGAAGTCCAGGCCCTCGACCTGCGTGTCCACGATGCGCCGGGTGAAGCCCAGGTCGCGCGCCACCTGCACCTGGTAGCTCCGCGCTCCGTCCAGCGGCCCCCAGCTCAGCGGGATGCGCAGCCCCGGGCTCCACGCGATGCGCGCGTCCACGCCCGGGGAGAGGCTGGTGGGGAAGGGCGGGCCGTCATGCTCGGCGTCCTCCAGGCCGCGCGCGACATCCAGCCAGTATCCGGCCGCGAGCGTGCGGCGGTGCGCGCCCTCGGACAACAGCAGCCGTCCCCGGGAGACGCTGAGGTGCATGCCGCGCGCGGTGCGGGTGACGCGGAACTCCGTGGGGCCTGCGTGCTCCTCCACCGTGAGCGCCACCTGCCGCCCGTTGTCACCGCGCAGCACGAGCGGGCCATCCGGCAGCGCGTCCTCGGGTAGCAGTCCCCGGGCGGTCCCCGACTCCAGCGCCACCACCGAGCCACCCCCCGTGGGAGGCGCGGGGCGATCGACCATCACCACGGTGCGCTCCTCCAGTTCGATGCGTCCGCCGCCGCGAAGCTCGATGCGCGTGGAGGCGCCCGGCCCGGTGCGCACCCAGTCACCGGAGCGGAAGGTGGCCCCCGCTTCGAACGGCTCCCAGTACGCATTCGCCGTGCGCATCGTCTCGACGGGGCCGCGCGCCACGGCGCAGGTGGCCACGATGGCGGACAGCTCCCGCGACACGGTCTCGGAAGCGCCGTCGTCCTCCGCGGTCCGTGCGCAGCCCGCGACCAGCAGGAGCACGACCCACCCCGCGATGCCCCTGCGCGGAACCCCGAGTTCACCCATGACAGCCCTACGGAACCCCGACGCCCGGTGGATCGCTCGCGCCACCGCGCTTCCACGCGGACGGGCTGTGTTCATCGCACCCTCCAACCCGAGGGGGCCTTGCGCAGCTCCTCCTCCAGGAACCGCAGCCGGATGCGCGGCGCGCTCCGCTCCGGTGCCGCCTCCAGCGCGGCGCGCAGGTGCGCCATCGCCTCCGTCGCGTCCCCGCGCTGCGTGGCCTCCGCCGCCATCCGCTCGAACGCATCCGCCAGGGCCGCCAGCCGCGTGCGCACGCGCGGGTCCTCGGGCCGCAGCGCCCGCGCGGCCTGGAGGTGCGCCAGCGCCGTGTCCTCGCCCGCGCCCGTCAGCTTCGCCACCGCGATGAGCCGATCCGCGCGAGACAGATGCCCGGCCACCTCCACCTCCCCGGCATGCCGCGGCCACGTCAACGCCGCG
Above is a window of Corallococcus caeni DNA encoding:
- a CDS encoding DUF4388 domain-containing protein → MARLLIVEDNQELASLIATVAQTRGHEALTVFTGESALEALGPTTRFDAALVDLLLPDIRGSEVLGALRAHAIPAIAVSGVYKGDRFAQEAIKVHGACAFFEKPFELDAVLDALEEAAGVPPVTHGELLDEVDLLVLEELVQETPSQEEPALESVDAAAGSPEPSEPSEPALPEEALPLPFAQRGAVWTEAAPAPARQRRQLPEWSLGGDLAHTSVPRLLNAYYEARHHGELKLRQGTVLKVVYFEAGRVVYAASNLAPERFGRFCLRKGALTEAQLAEAAGYAREHSLRTGDALLKRGLLSPKQRRQLLEEQVKDILWSTFAWTEGGYGFSPMRPQRADLVPLSLFPGDLILEGVARTQTLVALRQRMAPGRRLFPAADPPYGLHELKLDGPQAMLLAFADGTKTVEDLLALTDLSEREALATLRGLELSGVLEERQETPNRRQRISFGL
- a CDS encoding VOC family protein; this translates as MKDVQGFHHVAIQAKDVERVTAFYRDLLGFPELKRHLREDGTLRSVWVGVPGGAFLAIEAVDGMPEEVPFRHPAPGLLMLVFRIPREARGGVVETLARAGVPLEHETRWTLYVRDPEGNRVGLSHHPDD
- a CDS encoding serine protease, translating into MRFMSGVVVAVGLLGCGGPEADQPSFETVGHTDQEIVGGIEARPNSIPWIVSLQQYGSHFCGGSLVRVSDKEESDIVLTAAHCVHDGFSNVTAVAGAHDLNHPTSTQVSARVTGAVHHPQYNPVTTLNDIAVLKLDKPIKFDTSVARACGQSSGMRPNLAPQLAGGNTRVPVCLPASGERVAENTVATVAGWGLTREGGPDTSSILLQVGVPVLRHQDVASSYRTQGIVIDESAMLGAGYLQGGKDACQGDSGGPLVVKGSQGYVLQGIVSFGVGCARAGLPGIYTRVSHYIPWIHTQIRSLSAVR
- a CDS encoding alpha/beta fold hydrolase, whose amino-acid sequence is MFVALGVLAGAAVLVPTARWWLMHRVGTPRASEPFDGHVYRVGKAVIAERRCEQPRATVIVMHGFVADMRYFTHHYREPDLQLILLTSCDYHLPITGHREEPAPWAKVPAEEEGTIAHDAAVLVQALEHLPRTDVIRVHGHSRGGAVVLEAAKSRPDLFERVEVVLEAPVLPQARPYRSLTPSQLWLLPFLIPLWRLAPIARHNRGAWGPLENARKRELIMAFPFNPKRVATMMANLRDIDAWSQSRDASLFGNVRRGTVLVPGKDRVLESASMRESAVRAKPGLTVVELDGCSHFVLWDRPDALPVLARDPEQSAGNG